Within the Miscanthus floridulus cultivar M001 chromosome 17, ASM1932011v1, whole genome shotgun sequence genome, the region ttttatttagatGTTTGTTCGAAATAAGTTATGTATAATAAAATTGCTAGACAATAAAAACTTATATGCATAAGTTatgttatttataaaatctattaTACAAAAATTGTGTCAAAAAAAACATAATAGGTCTGTCCCGTGATAGTTATGAAcgaaacttttttttttgcgacgaGTTATTAACGAAACTTGGGCTACAAAGGTTACGTACAAAAAGTTATCATGATAAATTGTCTATAGAATAACATAAAAGTCTATATTAAAAAAGTCATCATAAAAAAATGTGTTGATAAGTTTTGTTTTTGCAGAATGTTATACACAAAAGTTATGAGTATAACTTTGCAACTTTCTAAGAAATTGTGCTGATAAGCTGTGTTTCACGAAATATTATACACAATAAATTAGAAACTCCCAATTCAGGATGTTTGGAAAGATTGAAAAAAACACATCTCCAAAAACTTCCAACCCCAGTTTCCAATCTTTCGGTACTTGGGAAAAAGGTCTCGACTGTGCGGAAAAATACGCATACGCTCGCGACTTGGGAAACCACTCGCGCCAGTTTCCAAAACCCACTCCCAATCTTTATTTTTTTTGGCATGATTAAAAAAAactgctctccaacaactccttatACAACTCTCAATTTTCCAGCACTTGAAAAAATCAACCCAATCGCACGGAATATATACGCTCGTATCTATCGCACAGTCTAGAGGTGGAAGGGTGTGGAGAAGAATATGAAGTAGGACAGAGTTTCCAATAATGTataagagagaaagaaagtataaaaGTGGTTAAGGTAATTTCGAAATAGTTTGGGATTTTTTATGCAAAGTTGTCTTGTATATTTTAGGAGTGGAGATTTTAAAAACTATTAGAGAAACCCAGCAAATATGCTTCCAACTTTGTTGCCACTTGAAAACACATTGATTTACCCATTCTTTTTTTAGTAACTATAAAAGATGCTCTTATATAATGGTGTTATCTAGGTTTCTAAAGCCCATGGTGCATGGTTCATATTTCATTAAGAGGCAACTTAAAAAATTACATATCCAGGCCTCAACTTAATTTCTAATCCGTCCACAAGGTGTATCTAGACTTGCATGACAGTACCATCTATACCACTATTTTCTAAATATGCATCGTAGGCCCTTGAACTTGTCGCGTGGTGCCACTTAGGTCCCAAACTCTCAAATCGGACTTCTGGCACcctaatgttgtttaagtatgccacttaggtccataactcatcggATCAAGTTTTTTGCCAACGTGGCGTGGACAGAGCGCACGTGAGCCGCGCGTGAGCCTGGTTTAGGGCGTGCAAATAAGCAGAGAGGCCCCCCAGTTATTTTCATTTCCACCATTTCCCCTTCCTTCACCTCTTCCCTTCTCTGCCTATCTCTCTGCCCGAACTccaagccgccaccgccgccgccttgtGGATCTACTCCATGGCGTCACTAGGGAGCACGCCGTGCTCCAATAGGCGTGCGGGCGGCCTTCCTCTCATCCTGTGCACCGAATGCGGCGGTCAAATGGTGGTGAGACGCATTTCCACACAGCCATGGAGTGCAGGGAAGGTATTCTACTGTTGCCCAGAGCATAAGGTGAGTTAGGGTTTGATGATTCAAATCTTTGGCACTTGGATTGCTGTGTCCTTGTTGCAATTGAGTTTGATTTGGTTATTTTGGCAGAGGGATGGCAGCGGGTGTCTATTTTTCTACTGGGAAGCAGACTACATCAAGCACATCTTAAAGATGTTGAAGGAAGGCGGCAATGGCACATGTGAAGCCCAGTCCGAAGGAGAATCAAACCTACATCCCTATGCTGGCCTGATGGACAATGCAGTGGCCAACAAAGCTCAAGGAAATCAAAGGAAGGACCAAGACGTAGTTCATTTGCTAAAAGTGATATGTGTTCTCTATGTGTGTATAGTGTTGGCACTTGTGTTAGTTGTGGTTATTCAGTTGTGCAAATAAACTCAGTCACAACTGTGTAAGAGTACTCATTGTGTAATGTGAACATCAGAAGCAATGGAAACCATCCTTTTTATCTCAATTTTCCATCTATTTCATAGTTCACCTGATAGCAGTAATAGCATCCATGTGCACATACACTGTTTTGGTCAGTGATTCATGTGATGATATAAACAAAAGACTATTGCCACCGTCTCAAACAATGTTCTGGGGCCATGATAAGCTTTATAAAAGATTGTACAGCACAATCTAAAGCCTTATGCTGGTGCTAAACAAAAGCACAGAAGGACTACACTAAAGCACAAAAGGACTTGTCATCTTCTACTGCTTGTCTATAGACTTTGGAGATGAGGTGTTCTTCTACTGACCTTTGGACTTGTCACCCTGCTTGGCACTTCTCTTAGATGCTGTTGACCTCCCTAGCTTTGATGCAGTTGTAAGTGGCAGTGGTCTTGTGGTTGGCAGGTTTGTTCCAATGAATGCATAGGCTGGCATGGGTTCCTGTTGCCTCACCATGCTGCTGGTCTGTGAAGACTGAGAAAACAAGTGTTTGTTAAAGAGGCCTCTTTGTTAAATGTGACAATAGTAGTTGTTAAAGCATAGTGTCGTACCTCTTCTTCTAGCTGTGAAAGCATAGTGTTTGTTAATTGTGACAGTAGTGGTGTGTTGGTTTCTAGAAAATGAATGGCAACCTACAAGCATAGACAGTTAGGTGTGCAAGCATAGTGTAAAATTGGTGTATTGTGAGTAAAATATTTGGTCAGTCCATACTACCTGTGTAATCAATGGTTCTTCATCGAAGTTGTCATTCATTTGCTGTGTAGGGTCCTCTTCTTGTGCTTTGACATTTTTGTTCCACTAGTTCCTTCTAATTCCACTGGTTCTTTCCTTCTATTCTTAGGAGGTCTGCCCACCTTCTTTTCGTATAGAGGAGGAAGCACAATAGGAAGTCCTTGGACCTTCTCCCAAATGGACTTGTCAGCACATGGATAGATCTTGGGACCATATGCAATCAAAAATCTTGCTGAAGTATAGCAGTCATGGACCATTGTTTCAGTGGGTATCCTTTCATGCCTTAGGCAAGAAATGGCATGTGAACAAGGTATACCAGTGAGATCCCACCTTCTACAGTCATATTGTTTCAGCCCAATGTTAACTACTAACTGATACCCTCTGTCCTACACCTGAAATATACCATGTCCAGAAggtgctgcaaaacaagtgttggCAAACTCTGAATTCTTCTGAACTTTCTTCCTAATCTTTGGGCAGATTGGTCCCTGCCACACTTGTCCAACCTCTTTCTCCTTGCTGTAGTACCTACTCATCAATTGGCCCTTGATGTGCTCCAACATACTGAGAATTGGCATTTCTCTAGCATCCAAGATATAGTTGTTGAAAACCTCAGAACTATTGTTCAAAAGTATGTCACACTTGCTGTAAGTGCTAAAAAATGCCCTCACCCAAGTGTTTGGAGCCATCCTTTCTAGCCACTCATATGCCTTTTGGTTTAGTGCCCTCATTTTTTCCATGTTTCTATTCCATACATCCACAGTGGTGGACCTAGCACATTTCCAAAGTTGTATCTTTAGGTTCTCACCTTTGAAGTGCTGCTGGAAGTTGTTGTACAAATGTCTAACACAGAATCTATGCTCAGCTTCAGGGAATACTTTGCTGCATGCTGGAATGAGGCCCTACACACAGTGAAAAATTGAATTAGGTCTAGAACATCAGGTAAATAACAATAAGATTTACTATAACAGCAATGAATCATCAAGTTCTCACCTTTTGTTTGTCTGTCATAAGTGTCCATGGATATGTGTTTTCAATGCCAAGGTCTGCCTTCAAAGTTTCTAAGAACCATTTCCAAGTTGCTAGTGACTCAACTTCAACAATTGCTAGAGCTATTGGATAAATACAATCATTAGGATCAATACCTACAGCTGTCAGCATTATCCCCCCCATATTTGGTTTTCAAGTGACATCCATCCAAACATATTAAAGGTCTGCAACCCTCAAGGAAGCCCCTCTTGCAAGCATCAAGTGACATATAAAGTGAGGTAAAAAGATTACCATTAAGGTTCAGATACAATGTGCTGCCTAGATTGGTCCTTCTTAGCTCTTGAGCATAGTCCCACAACAGCTTATATTGCTTTGCTTCATCACCCATTACCCTTTTCATTGCTATTCTTCTAGCTCTCGCAAGCTTTGTCCTAGCTGGTGTCAGATTCCACTCTTTTTGCACTATTCTAGCAAAATTCCCTAGTGTCATCTTCTTATCAGCTCTGAAAGATTCCAAGTACTTATCAGCAAGCCAATTGGATGTGCACCTCTTTAATACCCATTTCTTGTGGCAGTTGTGCTCACCATAAAAAGCCTTTATCAGCATTCCTTGAGCCCTCCTATCATCTGAAGCATACAAATTCCAAGGACATCCTTTCTCACATATGGCTCACAACCTCTTCTTCTCATTCCTTGACATCTTAATATCTACCCTGTGCTTCATACTATATTCTATAATAGCCTTCCTTAGCAACTCTACAGACTCAAAGATCATTCCTACTTTGAACACTGGATTGACCAAGTCTTCATGCTTGAATGACTTGAAATTGAATGTGACAttgttttcatcatcagagtttgGAACCATTAACCCTTCATCATCAGTTGAGAAATCCTTATCACCTCTGCCCACCACAACTTGAGCTCTCTTTCCCTTGGGTACCTTCTTTCCCTTGGCAACTCCTTGATCAACCACTTGGTCATCAACATTATCCATGAATAGATCATCATCTTCATTAGCCACATCATAATCACTATCTTCAAAATCCGAGTCATCTTCACTAGAACTATactgtacatcatcttcataagTTGCATCCACATCATCAAGAATATTGTTCATGTCCCTGTTCTGCACTCCCACTCTATAGGGGCTCATAACCTTGGGTAGTGAACTTATTGGGTTTGCCACAATGTCATCCCAATCCAAGCCAGCTATAGAGTCATCATGATCAGCATACAGAACAAATGTCCTCACTCTACCTACCAGAGAGGCCATCACCAAGGTATCTGAGTCACTAACAATCAACCTAATGCCATTTGAAATGTCTTTCCCAGGTAAAAGCCAGTACATCTTCAAATTTGAGTTCTTCGGGTAGTGAAGCATGAACAACAACTCATTAAACCACACTGGAGACCAACTGCCTGCTTCACAATGATCAAAGCAGTGAACTTGCCCACCAACATAGGCCCGATTAACTCATTTTCCAGCAAAAACCCTCCATGATGCATCTCAACCGTGAATTCACCACTATTAGCTCCTAAAATTAGAAAGATTGCTAACAAATTAGATCAATCCCAAACCCTAGACGAACCAAAATCATAAAAGATGGTAAACATTTGCCATTCCAATTCACAACACCATCTAACTACATTCAATGCGAAGATTAAGATTACAACGAAATGAGCTAAAGGGGATTCACTCACCATACACAGGCCGGCCTCGCCCTTGCGGCCGCAACACCGCCACCATCGTGCAAATTCATCGCGACCACTGCGGGAATCCGCACACCACCGGGCTTCGGCGTCACTCCTCCGCCGTGTTGGCCTCCTAACTCGCTGGTGATTGCCTCCACTACCGGCCGCCCCACGAGCTCCCCGCGACTTCGTGTGACCGTGACGGCGGACTCAGAGAGGTGAAGGAAGGGGAAATGACGGAAATGAAAATAACTGGGGGGGCCTTTGCTTATTTGCATGCCCCAAACCAGGCTCACGCACGGCTCACGTGCGCTCTGTCCACGCCACGTCGGCAAAAAACTTGATccgatgagttatggacctaagtggcatacttaaacaacattaggGTGCCAGAAGTCCGATTTGAGAGTTTGGGGACCTAAGTGGCATCACGCGACAAGTTCAAGGGCCTACGATGCATATACCTCTTTATATCCTTATAAACTTGCTAATTAGTCCACATGAGGTCCAAAGTACACCATTGTTTTGTGATAAACCACAACAGATTTGTTGTATATCTGTGGTATACTTGTATAAAATACTAGTCGCGTGGGTCATATTGCGAGTACATTGTTCTTATGAGATTCGTTACTATAGTTCTGTTGACCATCTCTTGACATGGGTGATTTATTCTCATCCGTGGTACTTAGATATGCCAAGCATTTTCTCcatttttaaattataagtcgttctatCTCTTTTGGTGTCTATTTTTGCAATGCATCTAGATATAGATAATCTCTAGATACTCTATTCATGTTTTTTTACATGTCACGTCAGGTAAAAGGTAAAAATGTTTAACTTAGAACAAACCTAATACGGCatataaataaaaatagataAAGTAGTATATAATAAAAAAATTGAAAAGCTTGAAGTACTTAGGTCCTTCTAGGTGGAAGTTTCATCATAATTACATTTATATTTAATAAGTTGGCGCAAAAGCATTTTTTTAATGATGTAACAACGTTTTCAATATGACTGAGAAGAAATGAGTTTTATGAGGATTCAACTTTTTTAACACGATTACTAACTTTCTATGGCTCATGAAATTAAATATCTATGAAATCAAAGAATGAAATATTGTGTTGAGAGTGAGTGTTTTATTTAATTTTATATGACATACCAGGTTTAGAAACAACGGCATAAAACTCCTCACCGAGACTTGTGGCTTTCTAATTCTATTCTAATTCTAATTTGAAACGGAGTAATTAATCCTAGAACCAGAGAAGGCAAAGAGACTGTTCTGCTTGTTAGGACCGAGTTGCATTGCATCGCATAATCCAGTAGGCAAAGAGACGACTGCAGTTTTAACAACGCAAACGATTCAGCTTTGAGAAACTGATGGGAATTAAGCTGGAAACCTCTCCATCTCCCTGACCATGAATGTTCGTCCGTATATATAAGAGCACCATGCATGTCCTCCTTCCGAGAAAAACCACCACAGACAAAACCAGCATCGTCCTCCGACAGCCGATCCGATCCATCGTCCTTCACCATGGCTTCCTCCAAGATCTCGCTGAAGCTGCTGGTGGAGACGAAGTCGAAGCGGGTCCTGTTCGCGGAGGCCGGCAACGACTTCGTCGACTTCGTGTTCAGCCTGCTCACCCTCCCGATCGGCGCCGTGGCGAAGCTCGTGTCGGCGGGCACCATGCACGGCAGTGTGGGCCGGCTGTACCAGAGCGTGGACCACATGGGCTCCTCGTACCTGCTCCCGGGCGCCGACAAGGCGGAGCTGCTCCAGCCCGGGGTGCTGCACCCGGACGCGCGCCACCAGCTGCTGCTACATCCATCTCCTCGCGCAaacgcctccaccgccgccgccgccgccaacggcGACGGAGgagaggtggtggaggaggaggaggagcggcagcaGCCGCGGCTGCCCAAGTTCAAGCCGTACGCGTGCGCCACCGCCGGGAAGTGCGCCATGGTGACCATGGAGCGCGACGCCGCGTGCCCGAAGTGCAAGCTGCCGATGGCCACCGAGATGACCTTCGTCATGCCGTCCGCCGCGCCGAGGGCCGGTGCTGGTAAAGGAGGCGGCGGGAAAGGCGTGGATGACGAGGAGgagcgcggcggtggcggcgggtatGTGAAGGGACTGGTGACGTACATGGTCACCGATGGGCTGGAGGTGACGCCCATGTCGGCGATCTCGAGCATCACGCTAATCAACAAGTTCAGCTCCGGTAAGGACGTCGAGCTCGCCGAGAAGTACGTCAGCGTCGGCATGGACGAGGTTCGTGTTCGTGGATTATCAGTTTTCGATCATGTCGTCCTGCTAGCTAATTTCTGGACTTCTTCTCGCCATCTCCGACGACGACGTGCGTGCCTTACGTGGTGGATGCTCTTCCGTGTGTTCCGGCGGCAGGGGCTCGGCCTGCTGCGGGCGGCGCTTAGCTCCGACACGGTCCTCTCCGACGTGTTCCTGGCGAGGAAGAAGTGAAGGCAACGAGACGCTGCtggtccatgcatgcatgcatcactcGAAAACTACGCACTAATACACGTGTCACCGCTCGCCTATCACTGTTCTCCTTGAGTATACTTGCTGCATGTCACGCTGTGTTCCTTCAGTGCAGTACGTGCTGCATACGTGCTCCTGACTGTCCGTGTTAAACGCGACGAATAAATGAAAATTAAGCAGCAAATTCAGATGATGGACATGACCCCATAGCTCTTTGCGTATACATGTTCAGTTCCACACGTCACACGTGCGTGCGTAGCCACGTTCACATCGCTGGATTTCGTTAGCTCTGCTATGTAAGCAGGACGGTAGTACGTGTTACTGAAGGCAGACGATAGTCAGGGCACTTCCAATGCTGAAACTAAACCAGCATAGTTTCTATTATGCATATTAATTACTTTGTTATGTGATCATTTTGCTTATGTGGTAAATGATTTATTGATTAGAGGAGAAAATAAAACGATCTCTACATGAGGAAACCGAGTCCTCACGCGCATCGATGCATGAAGAAGCCATCCGAGACGCATTGCGCGGGAGACGGCCTCGTTTCTATCCTCTTCTTCTAGATCCGCTACGCCAATGCTCCGGCGAGACCATGATCCGGGCGCTACTGCTCTGATCCTTGCGCGCGCGAAGGAGGCCGCCCCAAGCATTGCTGCTCCCCCATGGCCGCGCGCTCATCTTCTGTTCTCCCGCGTGGAGTCCGTCCAGACTTcagtctttcatctcaaaataagTGCACATATCACATATCGAGGAGTCAAATATTTCTAAATTTGatcaaatataaaaaaaattactaATATTTGTGATGTGAAAATTGACTTTTCAATAAGCGTGATGTACATTTATTTTGGGTCGGAACGAGTACATGACTTTGACAGAGTAGTGTTGCATGTATCAAAAGTGCTACTACCGTACCATTGTCATCTTTTCTaagttttttttcttccaaataatCATAATCATAGGACCATTTCAAACCCTCCGAGAAAATTTATTTAATTTGGAATAAATCTAGTAGTACTGCCGTGCTTTTTCCCAATGCAAGCAAACGGTTGAATATAAATGTCCATGCAGCAGGAAGTCCGTATTTTTTGCCAGGCCCAAGAACGGCATGGCCCAATGATCAGCGAGCCTGGGCCG harbors:
- the LOC136516831 gene encoding uncharacterized protein, coding for MASSKISLKLLVETKSKRVLFAEAGNDFVDFVFSLLTLPIGAVAKLVSAGTMHGSVGRLYQSVDHMGSSYLLPGADKAELLQPGVLHPDARHQLLLHPSPRANASTAAAAANGDGGEVVEEEEERQQPRLPKFKPYACATAGKCAMVTMERDAACPKCKLPMATEMTFVMPSAAPRAGAGKGGGGKGVDDEEERGGGGGYVKGLVTYMVTDGLEVTPMSAISSITLINKFSSGKDVELAEKYVSVGMDEGLGLLRAALSSDTVLSDVFLARKK